A stretch of the Ictidomys tridecemlineatus isolate mIctTri1 chromosome 5, mIctTri1.hap1, whole genome shotgun sequence genome encodes the following:
- the LOC101978330 gene encoding olfactory receptor 4F3/4F16/4F29 yields MDGANHSVVSEFVFLGLSNSWEIQLLLFLFSSVLYLASLMGNFLILFSVTSDSNLHSPMYFLLAKLSFLDLGGCSIVTPKMIYDLFRKHKAISFGGCIAQIFFIHVIGGTEMVLLIAMAFDRYVAICKPLHYLTIMSPRMCIIILVVAWILGLIHSVAQLAFVVDLPFCGPNVLDSFYCDLPQLIKLACTKTDRLEFMVTANSGLISVGSFFILIISYIFILVTVRKHSSGGLSKALSTLSAHVTVVILFFGPLIFFYTWPFPSSHVDKFLAIFDAVLTPFLNPVIYTFRNKEMKVAMRKFFYQLVGYRKMS; encoded by the coding sequence ttctcttttcttctgtgttATACTTGGCAAGTCTAATGGGAAACTTCCTCATTTTGTTCTCTGTGACTTCTGACTCGAACCTACACTCCCCCATGTACTTTCTGCTGGCCAAGCTCTCGTTTCTTGACCTGGGAGGTTGCTCCATTGTGACCCCAAAAATGATTTATGATCTTTTTAGAAAACACAAAGCAATCTCTTTTGGGGGTTGCATAGCTCAGATCTTCTTTATTCATGTCATTGGGGGCACAGAAATGGTGCTGCTCATAGCCATGGCCTTTGATAGATATGTGGCCATATGTAAGCCTCTGCACTACTTGACCATCATGAGCCCACGGATGTGCATTATCATTTTGGTTGTTGCCTGGATCCTTGGCCTCATCCACTCAGTGGCCCAGTTGGCTTTTGTTGTAGACCTGCCCTTCTGTGGCCCCAATGTACTGGACAGCTTCTACTGTGATCTCCCTCAGCTCATTAAACTTGCTTGCACAAAGACTGATAGACTGGAGTTCATGGTAACGGCCAACAGTGGACTCATCTCTGTGGGGTCCTTCTTTATACTGATCATTTCTTACATCTTCATTCTGGTTACTGTTCGAAAACACTCCTCAGGTGGTTTATCCAAGGCCCTCTCCACTTTATCAGCTCATGTCACTGTGGTAATTTTATTCTTTGGACCATTGATCTTCTTCTACACCTGGCCTTTCCCTTCATCGCATGTGGACAAATTTCTGGCTATCTTTGATGCAGTTCTCACTCCTTTTCTGAATCCAGTGATCTATACATTTAGGAACAAGGAGATGAAGGTAGCAATGAGGAAATTTTTCTATCAGCTTGTGGGTTACAGGAAGATGTCCTAA